In a single window of the Candidatus Methylomirabilota bacterium genome:
- a CDS encoding glycoside hydrolase, whose translation MEQYICIHGHFYQPPRENPWLEAIELQDSAYPYHDWNERITRECYAPNGASRILSGEGRIKRIVNNYAKISFDFGPTLLAWLEEKAPHVYRAILEADRKSQKTFSGHGSAIAQAHGHIILPLANRRDKATQVYWGMRDFERRFGRKPEGIWLPETAVDLETLDVLATCGIRFTILAPHQAGRIRPIGRRAWRSVGGGRIDPTMAYELRLPSRRALNIFFFDGPISHAVAFEHLLTKGEDLAHRLAGSFTDARTWPQLAHIATDGETYGHHHRFGDMALAYALDYIEANNLARLTNYGEYLDRYPPTHQVQIVERTSWSCAHGVERWRSDCGCNSGGHPGWNQAWRAPLREALDWLRDTLAPRYEEKAGRFVKDPWAARNDYIEVILDRSPESLDRFLHRHADRELSEAEQITLLKLLELQRHAMLMYTSCGWFFDELSGIETVQVIQYAGRVVQLAEELLGESYEAAFLDRLQRVKSNLPEHQDGRHVYQKFVKPAMLDLHTVGAHYAMSSLFEAYGEPAKVYCYTVDREEYRVAEAGGTKLAVGRIGVTCGITRESARLSFGVLHMGDHNLSCGIRAFRDQEADRIMAQELTEMFARADFPEVIRLLDRQFGASTYSLKSLFRDEQRKVFNLILESTTAEAETTYRQLYEHHAPLMHFLSTLNVPLPKVFHAAAEIVLNTDLRRGFQEEVSDRDHIRALLQDARIWRVELDTSGLGHTLKQTIDRLAGEFRVQPAGIPLLQRLETMVNLARALPFEVDLWEVQNIYYELLQWAYPALRDKRDRGDAEAQEWVDHFVPLGAALGIVVE comes from the coding sequence ATGGAGCAATACATCTGTATTCACGGCCATTTCTATCAGCCCCCGCGTGAGAACCCCTGGCTTGAGGCGATTGAGCTGCAGGACTCGGCCTATCCGTACCACGATTGGAATGAACGGATCACCCGCGAGTGCTACGCACCGAACGGGGCCTCCCGCATTTTGAGCGGTGAGGGTAGGATCAAGAGGATCGTCAATAACTACGCCAAGATCAGCTTCGACTTTGGCCCCACCCTTCTCGCCTGGTTGGAGGAGAAAGCGCCTCATGTCTATCGCGCGATTCTCGAGGCGGATCGAAAAAGTCAGAAGACCTTTTCTGGGCACGGCTCCGCCATCGCTCAGGCCCATGGTCACATCATCCTGCCGCTGGCCAACCGGCGCGACAAAGCCACCCAGGTCTACTGGGGCATGCGTGATTTCGAGCGGCGCTTCGGTCGGAAGCCGGAAGGAATATGGCTGCCGGAGACGGCGGTGGATCTCGAGACCCTTGACGTCCTGGCGACCTGCGGAATCCGGTTTACGATTCTCGCACCTCACCAGGCCGGCCGGATACGGCCGATCGGCCGCCGCGCCTGGCGGAGTGTCGGCGGCGGGCGCATCGATCCTACAATGGCCTATGAGTTGCGGCTGCCATCGCGCCGGGCACTAAACATCTTTTTTTTCGACGGCCCCATTTCGCATGCGGTCGCCTTCGAGCACCTGCTTACGAAAGGCGAAGACCTGGCCCACCGCCTCGCCGGCAGTTTTACCGATGCACGGACCTGGCCTCAGCTCGCTCACATCGCCACTGACGGCGAGACCTACGGTCACCATCATCGGTTTGGGGATATGGCGCTGGCCTATGCCCTTGACTACATTGAGGCCAACAATCTCGCACGCCTCACCAACTACGGCGAGTATCTGGACAGATATCCGCCCACTCACCAGGTTCAGATCGTGGAGCGTACCTCCTGGAGCTGTGCCCACGGGGTGGAACGGTGGCGGAGCGACTGCGGTTGCAATTCCGGGGGGCATCCGGGGTGGAACCAGGCCTGGAGAGCCCCGCTGCGGGAGGCCCTGGACTGGCTCAGGGATACGCTGGCTCCTCGCTATGAGGAAAAGGCGGGCCGGTTTGTGAAGGATCCGTGGGCGGCTCGCAACGACTACATCGAGGTGATTCTCGATCGCTCGCCCGAGAGTCTCGATCGGTTCCTGCACCGGCATGCCGATCGAGAGCTGAGCGAGGCCGAGCAGATCACCCTGCTCAAGCTCCTTGAACTCCAGCGGCATGCGATGCTCATGTACACGAGCTGCGGCTGGTTCTTCGACGAGCTTTCGGGGATCGAGACAGTGCAGGTCATTCAATACGCCGGGCGTGTCGTGCAGTTGGCTGAAGAGCTGCTTGGCGAATCGTATGAGGCCGCTTTCCTGGACAGGCTGCAGCGAGTAAAGAGTAACCTCCCTGAGCACCAAGACGGCCGTCATGTCTATCAGAAGTTCGTGAAGCCTGCAATGTTGGACCTTCACACGGTCGGTGCCCATTACGCGATGAGTTCTCTTTTTGAAGCGTACGGTGAGCCGGCCAAGGTGTACTGCTACACCGTTGATCGCGAGGAGTACCGGGTTGCTGAGGCCGGTGGGACAAAGCTGGCAGTAGGGCGGATAGGGGTTACCTGTGGGATCACACGGGAATCGGCGAGACTTAGCTTCGGGGTTCTGCACATGGGCGATCACAACCTGAGCTGCGGCATCCGGGCGTTTCGGGATCAGGAGGCCGATCGAATCATGGCGCAGGAGTTGACCGAGATGTTTGCCCGGGCGGACTTCCCGGAGGTTATTCGACTCCTGGACAGGCAGTTTGGAGCGTCCACCTACTCGCTCAAGTCGCTCTTTCGCGACGAGCAGCGAAAGGTGTTCAACCTCATCCTTGAATCAACCACGGCCGAGGCTGAGACCACCTATCGCCAACTCTACGAGCACCATGCCCCATTGATGCATTTCCTGAGTACGCTCAATGTTCCGTTGCCCAAGGTCTTTCATGCGGCTGCAGAGATCGTCTTGAACACCGATCTCCGCCGCGGCTTCCAGGAAGAGGTGTCGGACCGCGACCATATCCGCGCTCTATTACAGGACGCCAGGATATGGCGCGTTGAGCTTGACACCTCCGGCCTCGGGCACACGTTGAAACAGACGATTGACCGACTGGCCGGGGAGTTTCGAGTACAACCCGCCGGGATTCCGCTGCTGCAGCGGCTCGAGACGATGGTGAACCTGGCACGGGCGCTGCCGTTCGAGGTGGATCTATGGGAGGTCCAGAATATCTATTATGAACTGCTCCAGTGGGCCTATCCCGCACTGCGCGACAAACGCGACCGAGGAGACGCTGAGGCGCAGGAATGGGTGGACCATTTCGTCCCCCTTGGCGCGGCGCTTGGGATCGTGGTCGAATAG